A portion of the Marinobacter alexandrii genome contains these proteins:
- a CDS encoding acyl-CoA thioesterase → MTLDQRIEKSETRIFKAVFPNTTNHYDTLFGGTAMHAMDEVAFITATRFSRQRMVTVSSSKIDFQKPIPAGTIIELIGRVTHIGNTSLKVSVQIYIEEMYSEKRQQAIEGEFSFVAIDENRRPTAIPK, encoded by the coding sequence ATGACACTGGACCAGCGAATCGAAAAATCAGAAACACGCATATTCAAAGCTGTATTTCCAAATACCACCAACCATTACGATACACTCTTTGGAGGCACAGCCATGCATGCCATGGATGAAGTAGCTTTTATAACGGCAACTCGTTTTAGTCGTCAGAGGATGGTAACAGTAAGTAGTAGTAAGATCGATTTCCAGAAACCAATACCCGCAGGTACCATCATTGAACTCATTGGGAGAGTAACCCATATAGGTAATACAAGTCTTAAAGTCTCTGTGCAGATATACATAGAAGAGATGTATTCAGAAAAAAGACAGCAGGCGATAGAGGGAGAGTTCTCTTTTGTTGCAATCGATGAAAACAGACGACCAACAGCCATCCCAAAATAG
- a CDS encoding cytochrome c peroxidase, with protein MPILFTISCSSEDTELPKDIYSFEKPENFPEPTYTFENNPVTKEGFELGRKLFFDPLLSRDNSISCNNCHQQSRAFADSPLHPTSIGIENRMGTRNAPALANMAFLPEFFWDGGVTHLDFVPINAIESEVEMDNELANVISKLNGHSEYPTLFQRTFGIDSITSPFMLHALSQFTNMMISANSPYDKYVRAEGSVLSTQELEGLALFEANCSECHSGELFSDFSYRNNGLNDSFTDLGRGCITESENDHGKFRVPSLRNSELTAPYMHNARFNTLEEVLDHYDNGIKDSPTLDPLFRDEENVKGISLTDDEKTKIIAFIKTLTDREFTSNPIFRNNE; from the coding sequence ATGCCGATTTTATTTACCATATCCTGTAGTTCTGAGGATACTGAATTACCTAAGGATATTTACTCCTTTGAAAAACCGGAAAATTTTCCTGAGCCCACTTACACTTTTGAAAATAATCCGGTTACGAAAGAAGGATTTGAGTTAGGAAGAAAACTCTTCTTTGATCCGTTGCTTTCAAGAGATAATAGTATCTCTTGCAACAATTGTCATCAGCAATCAAGAGCCTTCGCAGATTCCCCTCTACATCCTACCAGTATTGGTATTGAAAATAGAATGGGGACAAGAAATGCCCCTGCGCTAGCAAATATGGCATTCCTCCCAGAATTTTTTTGGGATGGAGGTGTCACACATCTTGACTTTGTTCCCATAAACGCAATCGAATCTGAGGTGGAAATGGATAATGAATTAGCCAATGTTATTAGCAAACTAAATGGACATTCTGAGTATCCCACACTATTCCAGAGGACGTTCGGGATTGATAGCATTACTTCTCCTTTCATGCTTCATGCCTTATCGCAGTTTACAAACATGATGATCTCAGCTAACTCCCCCTATGACAAATATGTGAGAGCTGAGGGGTCGGTTTTGTCTACTCAAGAGCTGGAAGGACTGGCGCTTTTTGAGGCAAATTGTTCAGAATGCCACTCCGGAGAGTTGTTCTCCGATTTTTCCTATAGAAACAACGGACTCAATGACTCCTTTACAGATTTGGGCAGAGGTTGTATTACAGAGTCAGAAAATGATCATGGAAAATTTCGTGTGCCTAGTCTGCGTAATTCTGAATTAACAGCACCATATATGCATAATGCACGCTTTAATACACTTGAAGAAGTGCTCGACCATTATGATAATGGGATCAAAGATTCACCTACGTTAGATCCACTTTTTAGAGATGAGGAAAATGTTAAAGGTATTTCACTCACAGACGATGAGAAAACTAAAATCATCGCTTTCATCAAAACACTCACTGATCGTGAGTTTACTTCAAATCCAATTTTTAGAAACAATGAGTAA
- the fumC gene encoding class II fumarate hydratase has protein sequence MEYRIEHDTMGEVKVPAEKYWGAQTQRSRDNFKIGGEKNQMPLEIIRAFAILKKSAAETNMDLGVLPKEKSDLIGKVCDEILEGILDDQFPLVVWQTGSGTQSNMNSNEVIANRAHVLNGGKLSDESKIIHPNDDVNKSQSSNDTFPTAMHIAGYKMVMENTIPKVTKLRDTLHKKAESFMNVVKIGRTHFMDATPLSLGQEFSGYVSQLDHGLKALKNTLDHLSELALGGTAVGTGLNTPSGYAELVAEKIAKYSGMPMRTAENKFEALAAHDAIVETHGALKQLAVSLMKIANDVRMLCSGPRSGIGEITIPENEPGSSIMPGKVNPTQCEALTMVCAQVLGNDVAISAGGMTGHFELNVFKPMMVFNLLNSARLIGDACESFNDNCAVGIEPNKAVIKEKLENSLMLVTALNTHIGYENAAKIAKKAHKEGTTLRKAAVELGLVTDEQFTEWVKPEDMIGSLKS, from the coding sequence ATGGAATACCGAATAGAACACGACACCATGGGCGAGGTAAAAGTACCCGCTGAAAAATATTGGGGTGCACAGACCCAACGATCCAGAGACAACTTCAAAATTGGTGGAGAGAAAAACCAGATGCCGCTTGAAATTATTCGAGCGTTCGCAATTCTAAAGAAGTCTGCTGCTGAAACCAATATGGATCTAGGCGTACTTCCCAAGGAAAAATCTGATCTAATTGGTAAAGTGTGTGACGAAATTCTCGAAGGCATACTTGATGATCAATTTCCATTGGTTGTTTGGCAAACTGGTTCTGGGACTCAGTCTAATATGAACTCCAATGAAGTGATTGCCAATCGCGCACATGTACTCAATGGTGGCAAATTATCTGATGAGAGTAAAATCATCCACCCAAACGATGATGTAAATAAGAGTCAAAGCTCTAATGACACATTCCCTACTGCCATGCATATTGCCGGCTACAAAATGGTGATGGAAAATACAATTCCTAAAGTGACAAAGCTTCGAGACACGTTACATAAGAAAGCGGAATCCTTTATGAATGTGGTCAAAATTGGACGGACGCATTTTATGGATGCAACTCCACTTAGTCTGGGTCAGGAGTTCTCTGGATATGTATCTCAGTTAGATCACGGATTAAAAGCACTAAAGAATACACTCGATCACCTATCTGAACTTGCGCTTGGAGGAACGGCAGTGGGTACCGGTTTAAATACACCTTCGGGATATGCGGAATTAGTAGCTGAGAAAATCGCTAAATACTCAGGCATGCCAATGCGAACCGCCGAAAACAAATTCGAAGCATTAGCAGCTCATGATGCCATAGTAGAAACGCATGGAGCTCTGAAACAACTAGCAGTCAGCTTAATGAAAATTGCAAATGATGTTCGTATGTTATGCTCTGGTCCTCGCAGTGGTATAGGAGAAATCACCATTCCTGAAAATGAACCAGGCTCCTCTATTATGCCTGGTAAAGTCAACCCTACACAGTGTGAGGCACTGACTATGGTATGCGCTCAGGTACTCGGAAACGATGTGGCGATATCTGCAGGAGGGATGACTGGTCACTTTGAGCTAAATGTTTTTAAACCAATGATGGTATTCAATCTGCTAAATTCAGCTCGATTGATAGGTGATGCCTGTGAATCTTTTAATGATAACTGCGCAGTAGGAATTGAACCAAATAAGGCTGTTATTAAGGAAAAATTAGAAAATTCACTCATGCTTGTAACAGCATTAAATACTCATATTGGGTATGAAAATGCTGCTAAAATTGCTAAAAAAGCACACAAAGAAGGAACAACACTTAGAAAAGCAGCCGTCGAATTAGGGCTTGTTACAGATGAGCAGTTCACCGAGTGGGTCAAACCTGAAGATATGATTGGATCGCTAAAAAGTTGA
- a CDS encoding MbnP family protein codes for MKTLKFLAIFSLISISYSCSEDDTPALESGTFQVFFDNKIGASEVTMRESGDATYDYETANGERFNVSTLGYYVSKIQLSGPDGEFYEDEILISASEARGYYHVLESETGSGNISLENVSAGKYNKITFTIGVEEDGVQEGAAGGVLDPANGAWFWNWNAGYIGFAIEGNAENSGQEYVDWGNGFETQAGTFALHVGGWKDVQDNENFVNNVKTITLDFGTTISVSEELSPLAHIVVDAMKILDGAQIDFSTTYAVHAPKLGRPFANELSDVFTVHHVHQSTQSHD; via the coding sequence ATGAAAACATTAAAATTTTTAGCGATTTTTTCGCTTATATCTATTTCGTATTCGTGTAGTGAAGACGATACTCCAGCATTGGAATCTGGGACATTTCAGGTATTCTTTGACAATAAAATAGGTGCCTCTGAGGTGACCATGCGGGAATCAGGAGACGCTACTTATGACTATGAGACAGCCAACGGAGAACGATTCAATGTTTCTACACTTGGCTATTACGTAAGTAAAATTCAATTGTCTGGTCCTGATGGAGAATTTTATGAAGATGAAATCCTTATTAGTGCATCAGAGGCCCGAGGGTATTATCATGTTTTAGAATCTGAAACTGGATCTGGTAATATCTCACTTGAAAATGTGTCCGCTGGTAAATACAACAAAATAACTTTCACCATAGGCGTGGAAGAAGATGGTGTGCAAGAAGGTGCCGCAGGTGGAGTACTAGACCCAGCAAATGGCGCATGGTTCTGGAACTGGAATGCAGGATACATTGGCTTTGCCATTGAAGGGAATGCAGAAAATTCAGGACAAGAATATGTAGACTGGGGCAATGGCTTTGAAACTCAAGCCGGTACTTTTGCATTGCACGTTGGTGGATGGAAGGACGTCCAAGACAATGAAAATTTTGTCAATAATGTAAAGACGATCACGCTTGACTTTGGCACAACTATATCAGTCAGTGAAGAACTTTCACCGCTCGCTCACATCGTAGTTGATGCTATGAAGATTCTTGATGGAGCGCAGATAGACTTCAGTACTACATATGCCGTACATGCTCCAAAATTGGGTAGGCCTTTTGCCAATGAGCTATCGGATGTATTTACTGTACATCATGTGCATCAGAGCACACAGTCTCATGACTAG
- a CDS encoding response regulator transcription factor codes for MATSVLLADFQYLTRQGIASLVKAMPGFDLVKMIDSPEKLIEEATSVHPELIVIDISDKDRELIPKLRELKESLSSSFLVISNSQTRDSIQQMLSMGIKGILTKNCSEEEIVSGLRAVAQGNRFFCNNILDLVVESPKDKDDCEPTNLSPREFEVLVLITKSMTTAQIAEELHLSIHTINSHRKNILKKLNLSSPAELIVYALETGLVKN; via the coding sequence TTGGCTACTTCAGTTCTATTAGCTGATTTTCAATATTTGACCCGTCAAGGTATCGCATCGTTAGTAAAAGCTATGCCTGGATTCGATTTAGTCAAAATGATTGATTCTCCAGAAAAATTGATAGAAGAGGCCACCAGTGTACATCCTGAACTTATCGTAATAGATATTTCAGACAAAGATCGGGAGCTGATTCCAAAATTAAGAGAATTAAAAGAGTCCTTGAGTTCCAGTTTCCTGGTTATTTCAAATAGTCAAACAAGGGATTCCATCCAACAGATGCTTTCAATGGGCATCAAGGGAATTCTCACCAAAAATTGTAGTGAAGAGGAGATTGTCAGTGGTTTGCGAGCGGTAGCTCAAGGCAACCGCTTTTTCTGCAACAATATCCTTGACCTGGTAGTGGAAAGCCCAAAGGATAAGGATGATTGCGAACCTACCAATCTTTCTCCACGAGAGTTTGAAGTACTTGTATTGATTACGAAGAGTATGACTACAGCGCAGATTGCAGAAGAATTGCATTTAAGTATTCATACCATTAATTCGCACCGGAAGAACATTCTCAAGAAACTAAACCTTAGCTCACCTGCAGAGCTAATTGTTTATGCATTGGAAACTGGACTGGTTAAGAATTAG
- a CDS encoding DUF4856 domain-containing protein: MNKNKLLLGLFLGTTISLTSCGDDGDDPGISISEPATYVFTRDGESTVSFSGQTTRILMAEEIIDALKESDLVDAETVIDAMFAHVEGANDFEDASLNTSDKSVRSKTAASSDFFSANTAEAAAVKEDFDAWIAAQVMEVFPVWDTEATAGVAGQIQEAGGGSIRYINAKGLEYNQAFNKGLIGALMADQILNNYVSTSVLDAGTNKEDNDAGTVADGKSYTNMEHKWDEAYGYAYGTAASTASPNATVGADDSFLNKYIGRVKGDEDFAGIAADIYNAFKLGRAAIVAGDYTTRDTQADIIREKISTVIAVRAVYYLQQGKATIGSDNGAAFHDLSEGYGFIYSLQFTRQPGTSMPYFTRTEVEGMIEDLMAGNGFWDVTATKLDEISNEIAAKFSFTVEQAGS, encoded by the coding sequence ATGAATAAAAACAAATTATTACTTGGACTTTTTCTAGGTACAACCATATCTCTAACCAGCTGTGGAGATGATGGAGATGATCCGGGTATTTCTATCTCCGAACCGGCAACATACGTTTTTACCAGAGATGGAGAATCCACAGTATCATTTAGTGGTCAAACCACTCGGATATTGATGGCCGAAGAAATCATTGATGCTTTGAAGGAAAGTGATCTGGTAGATGCGGAAACTGTCATAGATGCAATGTTTGCGCATGTAGAGGGGGCCAATGATTTTGAAGATGCAAGTTTGAATACTTCTGATAAAAGCGTAAGAAGCAAGACTGCTGCATCCTCTGACTTCTTTTCTGCTAATACGGCAGAAGCTGCGGCGGTAAAAGAAGATTTTGATGCATGGATTGCGGCACAGGTCATGGAAGTATTTCCAGTTTGGGATACAGAAGCAACAGCAGGTGTAGCTGGTCAAATTCAGGAAGCTGGAGGAGGTTCCATTCGGTACATCAATGCAAAAGGATTGGAATACAATCAGGCGTTCAATAAAGGATTGATTGGTGCATTGATGGCCGATCAAATTTTGAATAACTACGTGAGTACTTCAGTATTGGATGCAGGAACCAACAAGGAAGATAATGATGCAGGTACGGTGGCCGATGGCAAGTCCTACACCAACATGGAACATAAGTGGGATGAAGCTTATGGCTATGCCTACGGTACTGCAGCCAGTACAGCTAGTCCGAACGCAACCGTAGGAGCTGACGACAGCTTTTTGAATAAGTATATAGGTCGAGTAAAGGGAGATGAAGATTTTGCTGGAATAGCGGCAGATATATACAATGCATTTAAACTCGGAAGAGCAGCGATTGTAGCTGGAGACTATACAACCAGAGATACACAGGCTGACATTATTAGAGAAAAGATTTCTACCGTTATCGCAGTAAGAGCTGTTTATTACCTCCAACAGGGAAAGGCAACTATTGGATCAGATAATGGAGCGGCATTTCATGACCTTTCGGAAGGGTATGGGTTCATTTATAGTCTGCAGTTCACCAGACAACCGGGAACAAGTATGCCTTATTTCACACGAACTGAAGTAGAAGGAATGATTGAAGACTTAATGGCTGGAAATGGCTTTTGGGATGTGACAGCTACTAAGCTTGATGAAATCTCGAATGAGATTGCAGCGAAATTCTCCTTTACAGTAGAGCAAGCAGGTAGTTAA
- a CDS encoding imelysin family protein translates to MRKKSLISMLIAFSLCALLIGCSDDELGQSGDNFDREAMLQNWADNIIIPGYQTYVDDLKELNSAVELFTTSPSSDNLNSLRSAWLEANLSWQAVGMFEIGKAEELTLINYTNIYPTNTTDLIETIASGNYDLTSVNRQDEQGFPAIEFLIYGIRDTDQEIIDLFLQETAEQPYKTYLNDLADRLETMAQSVLGDWQNGYRDTFVNNSGSESTSSVNKLVNDYIFYYEKHLRAGKIGIPAGVFSSEKSTGKVEGLYSGNSKELFMAGLQAMQDFFNGKSPNSNLAVEGEGLKSYLDFVNTVTEGEDLGALINVQFIAAREKAEMLSENFRTQVGNNNNLMLETYDELQKNVVNLKVDMLQSLNIRVDFVDADGD, encoded by the coding sequence ATGAGGAAGAAAAGTTTAATTTCAATGTTGATCGCATTTAGTTTGTGCGCATTACTAATTGGCTGTTCAGATGATGAGCTAGGTCAATCAGGTGACAACTTTGATAGAGAAGCAATGCTTCAAAATTGGGCTGATAATATCATCATCCCAGGATATCAGACATACGTTGACGATTTAAAAGAATTAAACTCAGCAGTTGAACTATTTACCACCTCACCTTCTAGTGATAACCTCAATTCGTTAAGAAGTGCATGGTTAGAAGCAAACCTTTCCTGGCAGGCAGTAGGAATGTTTGAAATTGGCAAAGCAGAAGAACTAACACTCATCAACTACACGAATATTTATCCAACTAACACAACAGATTTAATAGAGACAATAGCATCTGGAAACTACGACCTTACATCCGTCAATAGACAAGATGAACAAGGCTTTCCAGCTATCGAATTTCTCATTTACGGCATAAGAGATACAGATCAAGAGATCATAGATTTGTTCCTTCAAGAAACGGCGGAGCAGCCATACAAGACTTACTTAAATGATTTAGCCGACCGATTAGAAACGATGGCTCAATCAGTACTAGGTGATTGGCAAAATGGCTACAGAGATACATTTGTCAACAATAGTGGATCAGAGTCTACATCTTCAGTAAATAAATTGGTCAATGATTATATTTTCTACTACGAGAAGCACTTAAGAGCCGGAAAAATAGGCATTCCTGCAGGTGTTTTTTCCAGCGAAAAATCTACAGGAAAAGTAGAAGGACTTTATAGTGGAAATTCAAAAGAGCTCTTCATGGCTGGGCTACAAGCGATGCAGGATTTCTTTAATGGAAAATCACCCAACTCCAACTTGGCTGTAGAAGGCGAAGGTCTAAAATCCTATCTTGATTTTGTTAATACGGTAACCGAAGGAGAAGATTTGGGTGCACTGATCAATGTGCAATTTATAGCTGCGAGGGAAAAGGCAGAGATGCTCTCTGAAAACTTCAGGACTCAGGTGGGAAATAATAATAATCTAATGTTGGAAACCTATGACGAGCTTCAAAAAAACGTAGTTAATCTCAAAGTAGACATGCTACAATCATTAAACATCCGTGTGGATTTTGTGGATGCCGATGGTGATTAA
- the map gene encoding type I methionyl aminopeptidase: MIKYKTPEEIEIMRESALIVSKTLGVMAEKIEPGITPLQLDKIADEFIRDHGGVPAFLGLYDYPKSIITSVNEQVVHGIPTDRPLEEGDVVGVDIGVLKNEYYGDHAYTFAVGEIAEDVKQLLRVTKECLDKGIEQLVVGNRIGDLSFAIQQHAENHGYGVVRELVGHGLGKKMHESPEVPNFGKRGKGSKIQEGLVVAIEPMINMGTRRVIQLNDGWTIVTADKKPSAHFEHDVAVVDGKPEVLSTFKYVEEALEKKNAIIA; the protein is encoded by the coding sequence ATGATAAAATATAAAACTCCAGAGGAAATAGAAATAATGAGAGAAAGCGCTCTCATTGTATCCAAAACATTAGGAGTAATGGCTGAAAAAATTGAGCCTGGAATTACTCCATTACAACTTGATAAAATTGCTGATGAATTTATCCGAGATCATGGAGGTGTTCCCGCCTTTCTTGGACTTTATGATTATCCTAAATCAATTATTACATCAGTCAATGAACAAGTTGTTCATGGAATTCCAACAGACAGACCTTTGGAGGAAGGTGATGTTGTAGGTGTAGACATTGGGGTATTGAAAAATGAATACTACGGAGATCATGCTTATACATTCGCAGTAGGCGAAATAGCAGAAGATGTAAAACAGCTTTTAAGAGTAACCAAAGAGTGTTTGGATAAGGGGATAGAACAACTAGTTGTAGGAAATAGAATTGGAGACTTGAGTTTCGCCATACAGCAGCATGCTGAAAATCATGGCTATGGAGTGGTCCGAGAGCTTGTAGGGCATGGCTTAGGTAAAAAAATGCATGAATCTCCAGAGGTTCCAAACTTTGGTAAACGAGGGAAGGGAAGTAAGATTCAAGAAGGATTGGTCGTTGCTATCGAACCTATGATCAACATGGGAACCAGAAGGGTAATTCAGTTAAACGATGGATGGACAATAGTCACTGCTGATAAGAAACCATCCGCTCATTTCGAACACGATGTAGCCGTAGTAGATGGTAAACCCGAAGTGTTATCTACTTTTAAATATGTGGAAGAGGCTTTAGAAAAAAAGAATGCAATAATTGCTTAA